GCGTCCTCGGTGTAGACCAGCAGTTCGTCGCCTTCGTCGACGTCCGTGATGGCGGTGCGGCCCTCTTTCGTGTGCATCTTGATCGTCTCTGCGTTCTGGATCAGCGTCTCGATGCGGTCGCCCTCCTCCGTCTCGGCCTGGACGCGGAACATCGGGCGCTTCTCGATCTTGGCGCGGCCGACGATGGCCTCGCGCGTGTTGCCGTTCTCGTCGACGATCTGGACCTCGTCGCCGCTGCCGACCTCGGAGAGGTACTTCGTACCGCCGTCGGGCGTGCGGACGTAGGCGTGGACGGCGCCGGCGTTGACCCGGAACGGGCGGGAGGCGACGTAGGGCGACTCGGCGGTCTCCGCGTGGACGAAGAAGAGGCCGCGGGACATCGAGCCGACGAGCATGCCCTCGTCGTGTTCCATCAGGTTGCCCGTGTCGATGCAGACGCGGTCGGCGGAGCCGGTCTGCTCGATGTCCGTCACCTCGGCCCACGAGAGGTCGAGCTGCTCGCGGCCGGCCTCGTCGCGGACCTCGACGGTGCGGCGGATCTCGTCGGGGTCGTCGGTGTCCAGCAGGACGCCGTCGGCCCCCAGTTCTAGCGTCTCGTAGGCGGTGCGGGCGTCCTCGGCGGACTGGACGCCGGTGATCAGGTCGGTCTCGTCGCCGACGCGGGCGATGAGGTTCTCCAGCGGGATGATCTGCCAGTCGTCGCCGATGACGATGGTGTGGTCGGCCTCGGCGGCGACCTGCTCGGCGAAGGCCTCGTAGTCCTCGTCGAAGATGCGGACGTAGCCGCCGTTCGGAGCGTCGCCGTCCTGCCGGAGCGCCGAGAGGTCCGCCGACCCCGAGAAGTCCGAGGGGAGGTCGACCGTGCCGTCGCCCTCGCCCTCCTTGCCCACGACGGTCGCGTCGGGTTCGATCTCGTCGCCCTCGGCGTCCATCACGTGGACGTCGCCGCCGGCGAAGGCGGCGACGTTGACCTCGCCCAGTTCGCGGACCCGCGCGACGTCGTGCTGATCGACCAGCACCCAGTCGACCCCCGCCTCGAGTCCGGCCGTGATGCGACGCTTTCTGGCCTCCCAGTCGCCGACCTCGTCGTCGGCCTTCAGCCACACGCTGCGTGTCATTATCCACCCGTGTGCGGGCGCGGGGCTTCAACGTGGCGGAAGGCGGGGACGACGCCGTCGGCGACGGACTCTCGCCCTCGACGGCCGGCCGCGAGCCCGGCCGTCCGGCCGCGGCCGTGTGTTTTTTCACCCGCTCACGCTTCCACCCGGTAGATGACTGCGCGAACGCTGGCGATGCTGTGCGTCGTCGGACTCGTCCTCCTGGCGGGCTGTGGAGGGCTGTCCGGCGGCTCCGCCGAGACGCCCGTGTCGAACGAGACGGACGGAGGGACCGCGACGCCGACCGGAACGCCGACCGAGAGCGCCGGCTCCGTCGACGAGTTCGCATTCCCGGCGGGGACGAGCGCCGACGGGTTCGGGAACGTGAGCGACCTGACGTCGGCCCACGGCGACACGCTGGAGGGTCAGGACGTCGAGTCGCGCTACCGGAGCGAATCATGGGAGCGGGACGCGTCGGGCAACCAGAGCAGCCTGCGCTCCGTGTTCACCGCCGACGTCCGCAGCGACGTCGAGGCCGAGCGGGCGCTCCTGACGACGAACGTCTCCTACGTCGGTCAGGGCCGCGTCCAGACCGTCTCGCTGACCACGTCGCTGACGACCGCCAACGAGACGTACACGCGCTCGGTCGACCGGGCGGGCAACGCCTCCTACTCCGTCGACACGCCCTCGACCGGCTTCGCGACGCGTCACGCCAGCATCAGCGCCACGGGGATCCGACCGGTCCTCGAGAGCGCGAGCTGGAACGCGACGGAGGTGACTCGGCGTAACGGGACGAAGGTGGTTCGGTACGAACCGACCGCCGTCACCACCGACGATCAGGCGACCAACGAGAACGCGGCGAACCTGACCGGCCAGGTGCTCGTCGACGAGGACGGCGTCGTCCACGGGGCCGAACTCGGCTTCGTCGTCAGCGGAAACGAGAGCCAGGGGTCGCAGGTCGTCCGGTACGACTACGACCTGATGCGACCTGACGACGTCGCGGTCGAGGACCCGGACTGGCTCGACGAGGCCCGCTCCGGCGGCGAGTAGTCGACCGGGACTGACCACCGTCGCTGTTTTCAGCGGACGACCCCTTTCGCGGCGCTCAGCGCCGGTACAGACTGCGATCGACGACCGTCTGACGTGCGTCTGGTATTCGAATTGATATCAGTCGTAATAATTAGGGGTGTGGACGACGAGTAGTACGTAGATGCACTCGAGTCCGGTCGTAACGGTCGCTGGCGCCAAGGGCGGCGTGGGCAAGACTACCACCAGTATCAATCTTGGAGTCGCCCTGGCCGACCGCGGTCTCGACGTCGTCGTTCTGGAGCTGGATCTGGCGATGGCGAACGTCGTCGACTTCCTCTCCCTGCCCGGTGCGGACGACGCGCCGACCGTTCACGACGTGCTCGCGGGCGAGGCGGCCGTCACGGACGCGCTGGCGCTGGCTCCGGGCGGCGTCACCGTCGCTCCCAGCTCCACGGACCTCGACGCGCTGGACGACGTGGACGTCTCCCGCGTTCCGGAAGTCGTCGAGGAACTCGCGGACCTGTTCGACGCCGTCCTGATCGACACGGCCGCGGGGGTCAACAGCGCAACCACGACGGCCATCGACCTCGCGGACTACGCCGTGCTCGTCTCGACGCCGCGGGTCGCGTCGCTGCGTGACGCCGACAAGACCCAGACCCTCGCCGACCGGTCGGACGGGGACGTGGCCGGACTGGTGCTGACGATGACCGGCACCGGCACTGCGCCGCCCTCGGGCGACCTCGCCGACTTCCTCGACGTCGACCTGCTGGCGTCCGTCCCGGACGATCCCTCGGTCCCCGGCTCGCAGGACGCCGGGGTGCCCGTCGTCGAGCGCAAGCCCGACGGCCCCGTTGCGAGCGCCTACCGCCAGGCGGCCGAGCGGATCCACCGGCAGCTCGCGGCACGCGAACCGTCGGACGAGGACGGGACTACCGACGACGGGGCGACGGGCGATCCGGACCAGTCCGACGAGGTCCCTGCCGACTCCGGGTCCGTCGACACGACCCAGTCCGCAGGGCCCGCGGACGACGCACGGGACCGTACGGGCGGCGGTGCCCGGACCGACCGGAACGGCGGCGAGCGACCGGTTCCAGGGACGCCCCCCGCGCCTGCCCGGAACGCGCCCGGCGACACACCGACCGAGACCGAGGCATCCATCGACATGACCACGGACGACACCACAGACGACGCAGCGAGCGACGAACCGGACGCAGAGCGCGAGACGCCCTCCAAGGAGGACCTCGAGGCCCAGGGCTGGACGTTCCCGGGCGCGAGCGACGACGAGTCCGGGACGGAGCCGGCCGGCGAGGAATCGCCGGATTCTGAGCCCGAACCGGACTCGGCCGGCGAAGTAGAAGTGCGCCAGGCGACCGACGGCGGCGTGGCCGGGGGCTACGTCGAGCAGACGATACTGTCGCCCGACGTGGACGGCGAGTCCGCCGTCCCGTCGCTCGACCCGGAGGCGACCGACGACGACGATGACGACGAGTCGCTGTCCGGTCGGATCTCGTCGCTGTTCGGACTGTAGAAGGGGAGAACCGTCAGGCCTCGACGGCCAGGCCGGCCTCGCGGAGCGCGGCCTCGGCCTCGGCGTCCTCGTGGACGACGGCGGCGACGGCGCGCGTGATCTTCTCCGGTTCCTCGTGCTGGAAGATGGAGCGGCCCATGGAGATGCCGGCGGCGCCGGCGTCGACGGCCCCGCGGACCATGGAAAGCGTCTCCTCGTCGGTGCCCTTCGACCCGCCGGCGATGACCACGGGCAGCGAGGTGGACTCGACGACGCGTCCGAAGGTCTCCGCGGTGCCGCTGTAGGCGGTCTTGACGACGTCGGCGCCCAGCTCCTCGCCCAGTCGGACGGCGTGACCCAGGTCCTCCGCGAAGGCCTCGGGGTCGTCGTCGCGGACGTCGTGGCCGCGCGCGTAGGTCATCGCCAGCACGGGCAGGCCGTAGCGCTCGGCCTCGCTGGTGACCTCCGCGAGCTGGCTGATCTGGTCAGGCTCGTGCTCGCTGCCGACGTTGATGTGGAAGGAGACGGCGTCGGCGCCCGCGCGGATGGCGTCCTCGACGGTTCCGGTCGGCCGCTTGTCGCTCTCGTCCGGGCCGATGGAGGTCGAGCCGTTGAGGTGGACGACGTACCCGGCGCCGTTGAGGTTGCCGTGGACGCGGCCCGCGATGCCCTTCTGCGTGAGGACCGCGTCCGCGCCGCCGGCCGTCACCGCGTCGATGGTCGATTCGATGTCGACGAGGCCGTCGACCGCGCCCAGTGTGATGCCGTGGTCCATGGGGACGATGACGTGCCGCCCCCCTGTCCCGATCCGATCCAGTCGCGCCGATTTCCCTGCAGTCATGTTGTGGTAGACTGTGGCAAGTACGATTATTTGCCTTCCGGTTGCGGTCGGTCCTGTGCCCCGCGGACTGCCCCCTCCTTCAGTTCGCGGGCCTTCGCTTCGAGGCGGTCCGCGACGTCCGCGGCGGGGTCGTCGTTCTCGTGGCCCCCGGCGACGATATCGACGAGCGCGGACCCGACGATGATCCCGTCGGCGCCCGCCGAGACGATGCGCTCGGCGTGGTCGCCGGTCTTGATGCCGAAGCCGACCGCCTTCGGGACCGACCAGTCCGACAGGCGCGCGAGGCTCTCCTCGGTCTGGTCGGAGACGTCGTCGCGCGCGCCAGTCACGCCCAGGCGCGCCTGGACGTACACGTAGCCCGACGTGTGCTGCTGCATGGCGTCGAGTCGCTCGCCCCGCGTCGTCGGGGCGACAATGAAGATCAGGTCGAGGCCGTACTCGTCGCAGGCCTCGCGCATCGGCCCGGCCTCCTCGGCGGGGAGGTCCGGGACGACGAAGCCCTCGATGCCGGCGTCGGCGGCGGCCTCGACGAAGGCGCGCGGGCCCCTGCTCGCGGTTTCACCGCTCGCATCCGAGGCGCGTTGCGCCTCGCCCTCCCCGTACTGATAGATCAGGTTGTAGTACGTCATACAGACCAGCGGCACGTCGACGTCGAGGTCGCGGACGAACTGGAGGAAGCGGTCGGGCGTCATGCCCGCCTCCAGCGAGCGGACGACGGCCTCCTGGATGGTCGGGCCCTCGGCCATCGGTTCGGAGAACGGCAGGCCGAGCTCGATCACGTCGGCGCCGCCGCGGGCCAGCGCCTCGACGTACCGCAGCGAGGACTCGTAGTCCGGGTCGCCCGCGGCGAGGTACGGGACGAAGGCGGGGCCGTCGGCGAAAGCGCGTTCGAGTCCCATCAGAGCCCACCTCCGACCTCGCGGAAGACGGAGAGGTCCGGCGCGGCCTCCAGGTCGCGCTGGCCCGTCTCCTCGATGACCGTCTCCAGGTCCTTGTCGCCGCGGCCGGAGACGTTGACGACGACGGTGTCGCCGAGTTCGTCGTGATGCTCGTGGAGATAGGCGAGGGCGTGGGCGCTCTCCAGCGCGGGGATGATCCCCTCCTCCTGCGAGAGGCGGTGGAACGCCTCCAGCGCGGCGTCGTCGCCCACGTTGACCGCCTCGACGCGGCCCTCGTCGACCATGTGGGCCAGCTCCGGCCCGACGCCGGCGTAGTCCAGCCCCGCCGAGACGCTGTGTGACTCCATTATCTGGCCGTCCGAGTCCTGCAGGAGCTTCGTCCGCGCGCCGTGGAGGACCCCCTCCTCCCCGGTCGACAGCGACGCGGAGTTGGGCGCGACGCCCGCCTCCTCGTCGACGGCCAGCGAGTCGCCGCCGGCCTCGACGGCGTAGAGGTCGACGTCATCGTCGTCGCGGAAGTGATGGAAGGTGCCCATCGTGTTCGAGCCGCCGCCGGCGCAGGCCAGGACGGCGTCGGGTAGGTCGCCGGTCTTCTCCCGGACCTGCTCGCGAGCTTCCTCGCTGATGACGGCCTGGAAGTCCCGGACCATCGCCGGGAAGGGGTGCGGGCCGACCACGGACCCGACGACGTAGTGGGTCGTCTCGACCGTCGTCGCCCAGTCGCGGAACGTCTCGGTGATGGCCTCTTTCAGCGTGCCGCGACCCGTCGAGACGGGGTTCACCTCGGCCCCGTTGAGCCGCATCCGGAAGACGTTGGGGCGCTGGCGCGCGATGTCGGTCTCGCCCATGTAGATCTCGCAGGGCATGTCCAGGTGCGCAGCGGCCATCGCCGTCGCCGTACCGTGCTGGCCCGCGCCGGTCTCCGCGACGATCCGCTCCTTGCCCATGTACTTCGCCAGCAGCACCTGCCCCAGCGCGTTGTTCAGCTTGTGGGCCCCGCCGTGGACGAGGTCCTCGCGCTTGAGGTAGACGTCCGCGTCGTAGCGCTCCGAGAGCTGTTCCGCGTACTGCAGCGGCGTCGGCCGCCCGCCGAAGTCGGCCATCCGCTCGCGGAACTCCTCGACGAAGTCGCCCTCGTTGTCGATCACGTACCGCTCGTAGGCGTCCGCCAGCTCCTCGATGGCCGGCATCAGCGCCTCCGGCACGTACTGTCCCCCGTAGTCGCCGAACGTGGATTCGCTGCTCATGTGTTCGTCTCCGTCAGTTCGCACGTCCGCTCGGTCACGTCCCCGGCCATGATGGCCGACCCCACCAGCAGGGCGTCGGCGCCCGCCGCCCGCATCCGAGAGACGTCGCCCGTCGATCCTATGCCGCTTTCCGCAATGAGCGTGACGCCATCGGGCGCGGCCGGCGCCACCTCCTCGAAGGTAGCGAGGTCGACCGCCAGTCGCGCCAGGTCGCGGTTGTTCACGCCGAGTATCTCCGCGCCCGCCGCGACCGCCCGCTCGACCTCCTCGCGGGTGTGAGTCTCGACGAGCACCTGGAACCCGCGCTCGCGTGCCGCGGCGATCAATTCTTCCAGATCGCCCGTCCCCTCCTCCTCGAGGAACCGCGCGATCAGCAGGACGACGTCCGCCTCGACGGCGTCGAGTTGCTCCTCGTGGAGCAGGAAGTCCTTGCGCAGCACGGGCACGTCGACGGCCTCGCGGACGCGTTCTAGCGTCGCCGTCGACCCCCCGAAGTGCTCCGGTTCGGTGAGCACGGACAGCGCGGCCGCGCCCCCCTCGACCATCCCGCGGGCGAGGTCGACCGGGTCGCCCTCGCGCTCGCCGTCGGTCGTCGGGCTCGTCGGCTTCACCTCGGCGATCAGCGGCACGCGCCCGTCCGCCTCCGCCGCGGCGAACGCCTCGGGCAGCGACCGCGCGTCCACGTCCACGCGCCCGTCGCCGCCCCCGCGTTCCCGCGCCGTCTCCAGGATGGAGCGGACGGCCGGTGCCATCTCCTCACTGTCGTCCATCTATGTACATTGACGGACAGACATGGACATAAGAGTTGCCCTTGGCCGGCGGCGGCGGTCGCCTTCCTGCCACAAAATAGAAACGTCGCCGAGACGCACCCGCGGGCATGGGCTACCACGTCGTCGACCCGGCCGCGCTGGACCCCGATCCGGACCGACCCTCCGAGATGCAGTATATAAGCGAAGCGGCGGACATGGACCAGATGGGCCTGCGCGTGTACTCGGTCGACCCCGGCGAGGAGGTTCCCCTCTCCGGCCTCCACTACCACGAGACCCAGGAGGAGGTCTTCTACGTCATCGAGGGCGTCCTGAGCGTGGAGACGCCCGAAGCGGTCTACCGCGTCGAACCCGACCAGTTCTTCGTCGCCGAACCCGAGAGCCCGCACCGCGCGCACGTGGCCGAGAGCGCCGACGAGTCGGCACGGGTGATCGGAGTGGGCGCGCCGCCGGTGAGCGACGGGCACGGCGTCGAGGAGTAACGCAACACCCGTCTGGCGACCGGTGCCGCCCCGATAGTGCGAATCTTCAAGGCCTGCACGGGCGGAGTAGCGAGCATGAACGGAGTCGCCGACGCCGGCATCTACGCGCGCGAGTCGGACTACCTTGACCGGTATGTCCAGGTGGGAGCGGCCGGAGAGAAGGTCATCAGCCTGTCATTCCCGACGACGCCGGACGAGGACGCCAGCGAGGACCACCTGCTGCTCGATCGGATCGACGAATACCTCCACAGCGAGGAAGACGACTTCCGCGACGTCGACGTCGGCCTGACCGTCCCGACCGACCGGCGGGCCGTCCTAGAGGCGACCCGGGAGGTCCCCTACGGACAGCAGGCCAGCGTCGAGCAGGTGGCCAACATGGCGGCCGGACTGGACGCCGACGACGAGGACGACGTCGCGACCGTCCGCGAGGCGCTGGCCGACAACCCCGTCCCGCTGGTGATCCCGGATCACCGCGTCCGAGACGGCCCCAGCGGGGCACCGCCCGAGGTGGAGCAGAAGCTACGCAGCCTCGAAGGGCTCTAGGTCCCGACAGCGGGGCGGTTACAGATCGTCGTTGGGCCGGTCGGGTTCGATCCCCGGTGCCGACGCCAGCCCGGCGATCCAGTCGGTCGGGATCAGTTTCGCGTCCGTCCCGGTGTCGATCTCCACCGCGCCCTCGATGGGCTCCTTGTGCTGCTTTCGGATCGGCGGCGTGTCTGTCACGACTGCCTCCGTCGTGTACCCGTACACGCCGCTGTCGGGCCCGTCGACGTGGTAGACGATCCGGTCCCCCTCCGACACCGGATCGTGGCGGGGCGACCCGCCCGACAGGTCTGGCCTGGTGCCGCCGCCTTCGGCCGCCCCCCGGTACTGGGGCTCGACGCGCCGAACGCTGAACCCCTCGATGGTGTCGACGTCGTCGCGCTCACGCCGCCAGTCCGCCAGCGCCGACCTGATGCGGTTGGGCCCGAGTTCCTCGGCGTCGTCGACGTCGATCGGACAGTTTCGGCGCCTGGGATTGCCCTCCGGATCGGTGTAAGCCACCAGCAGATCGTACCATTCCCCCCCGTCGACGTCCTCGACGTCGAACGTCGGCTCGTCGGTCGCTATCTCACCCATATATAATATTATATCCCAGAACTACTTAAATATAACAGAACATCGGGTAGAACTCGAATGCGTTCGATCCAATTGTCATTCTCGAAGATTCAGTTTTCACTGGAAACGTATCTGTGATAGATCGCTGCGTGGCTGCGAGGCGGAGAGCGCGGGGACGCCGTCACCCACCGGGGCGGCCGATTCCGAGTCCCTCGTGGACGGTCAGTTCGAGCGCGTTGACGAGGTAGTGGGCGACGGCGACTGCCAGCAGGCTGTCCGTGACGACGAACAGGGCGGCCAGTGCCATCCCGAGGCTGCCCGTAACGACCATGCCGACGCGACCCTGGGCGCCGTGTGCGGCCCCGAAGGCGATCGAGGAGACGATCGCCATCGGCCACGGTGAGATGCCCAGGCCCGCCTCGACGACGCCGATGGCCGCGGCCCGGAAGACGAACTCCTCAACGACGGCGATGATCGGCAGGACGCCGACCAGCAGGAGACCCCACCCGCGGGCGTCGTCCGGCGCCAGCATCTCGCGCAGGGACTCGTCGTAATCGACGCCGACGCGCCTGGCGGTCAGCCCGGCCAGCTCGTTGCCGATCCACAGCGCGACGCCGGCGGCGACCCCCACCGCTACGGCGGGGGTCCCCGTCGACAGCGGGTCTGCGGCGATGCCGAAGGCCCAGGCCGGAATCCCGAAGTAGAACGCCCCGGCCGCGAGCACGGTGCCGAACAGGCCCTGCGTGAGCGCGACGTTGGCGAGCAGGGCCCCGGTCGACAGCTCCAGCTCGATCGGCTCGGGGTCGTCGAAGCGCGGGATGACGGGGTCGCCGGGACGGGGGTTCCGCGTCGCGGGCCCGGCGAGGGCGCCCATCCGCTCCGGATCGACGGCGCCGTCGCTGACGGTGTCCTGCGTCAGGCGCGCGAGAGCGAGAAGGATAGAAACGGCGACGCCCGTCAGGCCGACGAAGGCGGCCCAGCGGGCCATGCGGCGTTACTGCGGGCTGGGCGAGCCGCCCTGGCGGCCCACCTCGTGGTCGAGTGCCTTGCCGGTGATGGACTTCAGCCGGTCGACCAGCGAGTCCTTCTCGGGTTCGCCGGCCAGCGCCACGTCCAGCACCTCGGAGATGTGCGAGACCGGGATGATCTCGATCATCTCCTCGTACTCCTCCTCGATCATGACGTCCTGGGTGTTGGCCTCGGGGATGATGACCGTGTCCAGTCCCGCCTTCGCGGCGGCCTCGATCTTGTGGGTGACGCCGCCGACGGGCAGCACGTCGCCCCGGACCGACAGCGAGCCGGTCATGGCGATGTTCTGCTCGACGGGGACGTCCTCCAGCGCGGAGATGACGGCCGTCGCGACCGTGATGGAGGCGGAGTCGCCGTCGACGCCGCCCTCGCCGGCCTGGACGAACTGGATGTGGACGTCCTTCTCCGAGATGTCCTCGTCGGAGAACTTCTTGATGATCGCGGAGACGTTCTGGACGGCCTCTTCGGCCATCTCCTGGAGCTGACCGGTGGCGATCACCTGACCGGGCCCCTGCGAGGGGGCGACCTCGGCCATGACGGGCAGGACGATGCCGGAGTCCTCGCCCATCACCGCGAGACCGTTGACGCGGCCGATCACGTCGCCCTCGTTGACGGTCAGCTCGTAGTCCTTGCGCCGCTCGATGTAGTCGTCGGCGAGCTGCTGCTCGATGGAGCGGCTGCGGTTCTTGGCCTGGAGCACGTCCTCGCGAGTGGTGTACTCGCGGTCGTCGGCGCGCGCGATGTCGCCGGCGACCCGCACGAGTCCGCCGAGTTCGCGGAACTTCAGGGTGAGGTGCTCCTTGCGGCCGGCGCGACGCCGGGCCTCCAGGATGAGCTCCTCGGCGGCCTCCCGGGTGAAGTGGGGGAGGCGTCCGTCGCGCTCGATCTCCTGGGCGATAAAGCGGGCGTACTTCCGGCGCATCTCGGGGGTGTCCTCGATGGTGTCGTCCATGTACACCTCGTATCCGTAGCCCTTGATCCGGGAGCGCAGGGCCGGGTGCATGTTCTCCATGGCGTCGAGGTTCCCCGCCGCGATCATGATGAAGTCACAGGGGACGGGCTCGGTCTGGACCATCGCGCCCGAGGAGCGTTCGGACTGGCCCGTGATGGAGAACTCGCCCTCCTGGATCGCGGTCATCAGCTTCTGCTGGCTGCGGATGTCCAGCGTGTTGATCTCGTCGACGAACAGGACGCCCTTGTTGGCCTTGTGGATCGCGCCGGGCTCGACGCGGTCGTGGCTGGGCGTCTCCATGCCGCCGGACTGGAACGGGTCGTGGCGGACGTCGCCCAGCAGGGCACCGGCGTGGGCGCCGGTGGCGTCCTCGAAGGGCGCGGTCTGCTGGTTCGCGCGGTTGACCAGCAGGTTCGGGATCATCGCGTCGTTACCGCGGGAGCCGTACCGGAAGGCGAGATAGATGACGCCGGCCGCGAGGATGCCCAGCAGGATCTGCTGGACCAGGATCAGGGCGTAGCCGATGACGATGGCGATGATGATCCACATGAGGAAGGTCCGCATCTGGTTGCGCTTGCGGGCCTCCTCCTTGTGGGCCTCGACGATCTGTTCGCCCTTGCCCGCGGGGACGGTGCGGACCTTGGGCTCGTTGCCGTCGTCGGGGTTGTGGTAGACCAGAACGTCCTGCAGCTCCTCCTGGGGGAGCAGCTGGGACATCGCCTTGGCCAGCATCGACTTGCCCGTCCCGGGCGAGCCGATCATCATCACGTGGCGTCGTTGCTTGGCTGCCTTCTTGATCACGTCGCGGGCGTGGTCCTGCCCGATGACCTGGTCGACGAGGCGGTCCGGGACCTCGATCTCGCCGGTGGTGTCGATGTCGAGGCCGCCGAGCAGGCCCGCCTCCTCGTCCTCGTCGACGATGGCGTCGCCCTCGACGTCGACCTCGACGCTGCTGCCCAGATCGGACAGGCTGCCGTCGTCACCTTCGTCGCCCGCGCCGTCGGCGTCGGTCCCCTCCTCGGGGACCTCGGCGGCGACGTCGTCCGCGGGCGCGTCGGTCACCTCCCGCTCTGACTCGGGAGTGTCGTCGGTCTCAGTGTTGTCGCTCATACAAGCGTTGCTACAATGACGGAAGGACCCTCCACTGATATACTTTCTCCCCGCAACCGGCGCCGAAAGCGGGCCGAAACCGCCAGATAGCGACCGGTTCCGTCGGTTCGTCCCCACTCGCCGTCTTTATACCAGTCCGGTCCGGAGAGAGGATATGCGCGGCTTCTACATCGGCCGGTTCCAGCCGTACCACAACGGCCACCACACGGTAATCGAGACCATCGCCGGGGAGGTGGACGAACTCGTCCTGGGGATCGGGAGCGCCGGCGACTCCCACTCGACGCGCAACCCCTTCACCGCCGGCGAGCGGATCATGATGATCACGAAGGCCGTCCGCGAGTTCGAGCGGGAACACGACCTCGTCACCTACGTCGTCCCCATCGAGGACCTCAACCGCAACTCCGTCTGGGCGAGCCACGTCGAGAGCATGTGTCCCAGTTTCGACGTCGCCTACTCGAACAACCCCCTCGTCATCAGGCTGTTCGAGGAGGCCGGCATCGAGGTCCGCCAGTCGAAGATGTTCGAACGCGACCGACTGGAGGGCAGCGACATCCGCGACGCGATGATCGACGGCGAGGACTGGCGAGATCGCGTCCCCGACGCCGTCGTCGAAACCATCGAGGAGATCAACGGCATCCAGCGCATCCGCGCCGTCGCTGAGGACGACGTCGTCGAGCGGTGGGAGACCGAGAACGACGACGGCGCCCGGGACGAGCGCCGACGGGAGGACTGATGATCACGCTCAGTTCCGACTTCGGCTCGCCGTACCCAGCGGCGATGAAGGGCGTGATCCTGCGGGAATCGGGCGCTCGCCTCGTCGACGTCTCCCACGAGTTCCCCCGGCAGGACGTCCGCGCCGCCGCCTTCTGGCTCCGCGAGGTGCTCCCTCACTTCCCGCCCGCGGTCCACTGCGTCGTGGTCGACCCCGGCGTCGGGACCGACCGGGCGGCCCTGGCGATCAGGGTCGGTGACCACGCCCTCGTCGCGCCCGACAACGGCGTCGCGCTCCCGGTCGCCCGCGAACTCGCCGGCGACGGCGACGTCATCGAGGTGTTCGAGATCGAATACGAATCGCCAGAGAGCGCCACCTTCCACGGCCGGGACGTGTTCGCCCCGGCGGCGGCCCGCGTCCACGAGGCCGGCGTCGACGCCGTCCACGAAATCGAGGGCTTCGAGCGTGCCGACGGCTACGAGGACCTGACCTTCCCGGAACCGACGGTCGGGAACACGGGCGCCAGCGGCGAGGTGCTGGTCGTCGACGACTTCGGCAACAGCGTCACCAACGTCCCCGGAGATGTCCTCGACGACCGCTGGGGAGACCAGGTCCGGATCAACGGCGAACCGGCCCCCGTCCGCCGGACCTACGCGGCGGTCGACCCCGGCCAGCGGCTGGTCACCGTCGGCAGCCACGGCAACGTCGAACTCGCCGTCAACCGCGGCCGCGGCGACGAGGCCTTCGATGTCGGCCGCGGCGCGCGCGTCGAACTGAACTTCTGAGCCGCGCCGCTGCTACGACTCTGTCCTTCGATCGGAACCGGAGTGAAACTCGGGGTTCGGAAGCGAAAACGGGGTTCGAGCGTCATTTCGCTTGCTCGGCCGATTGATCGCCGCTGACTGCGGCTTCGCGACGAAACGCTCGACCGTTTACTCAGCAGTCTGATCTCCGCTGACCACGGTCTCGCGATGAAACGCTCGACCGTTTACTCAGC
This genomic interval from Halomicrobium urmianum contains the following:
- a CDS encoding nicotinamide-nucleotide adenylyltransferase, whose translation is MRGFYIGRFQPYHNGHHTVIETIAGEVDELVLGIGSAGDSHSTRNPFTAGERIMMITKAVREFEREHDLVTYVVPIEDLNRNSVWASHVESMCPSFDVAYSNNPLVIRLFEEAGIEVRQSKMFERDRLEGSDIRDAMIDGEDWRDRVPDAVVETIEEINGIQRIRAVAEDDVVERWETENDDGARDERRRED
- a CDS encoding SAM hydrolase/SAM-dependent halogenase family protein gives rise to the protein MITLSSDFGSPYPAAMKGVILRESGARLVDVSHEFPRQDVRAAAFWLREVLPHFPPAVHCVVVDPGVGTDRAALAIRVGDHALVAPDNGVALPVARELAGDGDVIEVFEIEYESPESATFHGRDVFAPAAARVHEAGVDAVHEIEGFERADGYEDLTFPEPTVGNTGASGEVLVVDDFGNSVTNVPGDVLDDRWGDQVRINGEPAPVRRTYAAVDPGQRLVTVGSHGNVELAVNRGRGDEAFDVGRGARVELNF